Proteins encoded within one genomic window of Anaerolineae bacterium:
- a CDS encoding GatB/YqeY domain-containing protein, giving the protein MGLKEKIDQELKEAMRSKDERKLAALRMLKTAIRRAEVDKMRELTEDEIIAVIADEARKRREAIEEFSRGGREDLALQEKEELAVLEAYLPRPLSREEIMEMARQAIEEVGATSPRQLGQVMKVLMPRVRGRADGSLVSQIVQELLASL; this is encoded by the coding sequence ATGGGCTTAAAAGAAAAAATTGACCAGGAATTAAAAGAGGCTATGAGGAGCAAGGACGAAAGGAAGCTCGCGGCCCTCAGGATGCTTAAGACTGCTATTCGCAGGGCTGAAGTGGATAAAATGCGGGAATTAACCGAAGATGAAATCATAGCCGTCATCGCTGATGAGGCCAGGAAACGCCGGGAAGCCATTGAGGAATTTTCCCGGGGCGGTAGGGAAGACCTGGCCCTTCAGGAAAAGGAAGAGTTAGCTGTTCTTGAAGCTTACCTCCCCAGGCCCCTCTCCCGAGAGGAGATAATGGAAATGGCCCGCCAGGCCATAGAAGAGGTAGGGGCCACCAGTCCCCGCCAGCTGGGACAAGTTATGAAAGTCTTGATGCCCAGGGTCAGGGGCCGGGCCGATGGAAGCCTTGTCAGTCAAATCGTTCAGGAGTTGCTGGCAAGCCTTTAA
- the gatB gene encoding Asp-tRNA(Asn)/Glu-tRNA(Gln) amidotransferase subunit GatB, translated as MEYEAVIGMEVHVQLLTRSKMFCSCSAETFGAEPNTLVCPVCLGMPGTLPVINRKAVEYTIMTGLALHCQIAEFAKFDRKNYFYPDLPKGYQISQYDLPLCFNGWLEVEADGQVRRIRIRRVHLEEDTAKLFHLGDYTLIDFNRAGVPLMEIVTEPDIRSPEEARQYLVKLRNILRYLGVSTADMEKGAMRCEANVSLRPKGSTELGTRVEIKNINSFRFVKQALEYEIERQKKLLERGEKVEQITVGWDEERGKTVIQRTKEYAHDYRYFPEPDLPPLVINREWVEEIKASLPELPDARSERFQKQYGLSPAEARILTAEKEAADFFEASVALYPNPRKLVHWVTGEIFRLLGETNTTFDSLKFSPESLVRLINMVDRGVINQNTAKAVLREMFNTGEDPETIVDRKGLALISDEASIVKVIEEVIRANPDALERYLGGKESTFGFFMGQVMKATGGRADPALASRLLKEKLDQLKNR; from the coding sequence ATGGAATATGAAGCTGTTATAGGGATGGAAGTCCACGTCCAGCTCCTTACCAGGTCCAAAATGTTCTGTTCGTGCAGTGCTGAAACCTTTGGAGCTGAGCCTAACACCCTGGTGTGTCCTGTGTGTCTCGGTATGCCTGGGACTTTGCCGGTTATCAACCGAAAGGCTGTGGAATATACCATAATGACAGGCCTTGCCCTCCACTGCCAGATTGCCGAATTTGCAAAATTTGACCGCAAAAACTACTTTTATCCCGATCTTCCGAAAGGCTATCAGATTTCCCAGTATGACCTTCCTCTTTGCTTTAACGGCTGGCTTGAGGTGGAAGCAGACGGCCAGGTCCGGCGCATCAGGATCCGGAGGGTTCACCTGGAGGAAGATACTGCCAAGCTTTTCCATCTGGGGGATTACACCCTCATAGATTTTAACAGGGCAGGTGTGCCTCTCATGGAGATAGTCACCGAGCCCGATATCCGCTCGCCGGAGGAGGCGAGGCAATACCTTGTCAAGTTACGCAATATCCTCCGCTACCTCGGGGTCTCCACAGCTGATATGGAAAAGGGGGCGATGCGCTGTGAAGCCAACGTCTCTTTAAGGCCCAAAGGCTCCACAGAACTCGGGACCAGGGTGGAAATCAAGAATATAAATTCCTTCCGATTTGTTAAACAGGCTCTTGAATACGAGATTGAAAGGCAGAAAAAACTCCTGGAGCGGGGCGAGAAAGTAGAACAGATTACTGTAGGCTGGGATGAAGAGAGAGGGAAGACCGTAATCCAGCGCACCAAAGAGTACGCTCATGATTACCGTTATTTTCCGGAGCCTGATCTTCCCCCTTTGGTGATAAACAGAGAATGGGTGGAGGAGATTAAAGCTTCTCTTCCGGAGTTACCTGATGCCAGAAGCGAACGTTTTCAGAAGCAGTATGGCCTATCCCCTGCCGAAGCCCGTATTCTCACCGCTGAGAAAGAAGCAGCTGATTTCTTTGAAGCTTCCGTTGCCCTCTATCCCAATCCCCGCAAACTCGTGCATTGGGTAACGGGGGAAATTTTCCGGCTTCTTGGGGAGACAAATACCACTTTTGACTCCCTTAAATTCTCTCCCGAGAGCCTCGTTAGGCTCATAAATATGGTAGATAGAGGGGTTATAAACCAGAACACAGCTAAGGCGGTGCTGAGGGAGATGTTCAACACAGGAGAGGACCCGGAAACCATTGTGGACAGGAAAGGCCTCGCCCTTATTTCCGACGAAGCTTCTATCGTGAAAGTGATAGAAGAGGTCATTAGAGCCAACCCGGACGCTCTGGAGAGGTACCTTGGGGGAAAAGAGTCCACCTTTGGTTTCTTCATGGGCCAAGTGATGAAAGCCACTGGCGGACGAGCGGATCCCGCCCTCGCTTCCAGGCTTCTGAAGGAGAAGCTGGATCAGCTTAAAAACCGTTAG
- a CDS encoding nicotinate phosphoribosyltransferase — translation MGKFPFSHPILSGETADVYFLRTKAILEAEGLNPVVTMEIFPNKPGVLCGIKEVLELLSIVLPENAEVWALDEGEEMAAKEVVLRIIAPYLSFGMYETAILGILAHESGWATAARECVKAAGDIPVISFGARHVHPEVAARMEYAAIVGGCAGCATTAGAKLAGIKPSGTMPHAMILIFNDTVKAIEAFDRHMPPDVPRIALVDTFKDEAEESLRVARALGRKLWGVRLDTPPERGRVTPELVKEVRARLDQAGFTWVKIVVSGGVDAERIRLFREAGAPVDAFGVGSAISGAPPIDFTADIKEVEGEPRAKRGRIPGRTHNPRLKKVELKKGGSHGI, via the coding sequence ATGGGAAAATTCCCCTTCTCCCACCCCATCCTTTCCGGGGAGACGGCAGATGTTTATTTTTTGCGCACCAAGGCTATCCTTGAAGCCGAAGGCCTTAACCCGGTGGTCACCATGGAGATATTCCCCAATAAGCCGGGGGTCCTGTGCGGAATAAAAGAAGTGCTGGAGCTTTTATCCATCGTTTTGCCGGAAAATGCGGAGGTATGGGCCCTGGATGAGGGGGAAGAAATGGCGGCCAAGGAGGTAGTCCTGCGAATAATAGCTCCTTACCTTAGCTTCGGAATGTATGAGACAGCCATCTTAGGAATTCTGGCCCACGAGAGCGGGTGGGCTACCGCCGCCAGAGAATGCGTCAAAGCTGCTGGGGATATCCCTGTGATAAGCTTTGGGGCCCGTCACGTTCACCCTGAGGTGGCGGCGAGAATGGAATATGCAGCCATAGTGGGAGGCTGCGCCGGCTGCGCTACAACCGCAGGTGCCAAACTCGCCGGAATAAAGCCTTCGGGCACGATGCCTCATGCTATGATCCTTATTTTCAACGATACTGTAAAGGCTATTGAGGCCTTTGACCGCCACATGCCTCCAGATGTGCCACGTATAGCACTGGTGGATACTTTTAAAGATGAAGCTGAAGAAAGCTTACGGGTGGCTCGGGCTTTGGGAAGAAAGCTGTGGGGCGTTCGCCTTGACACTCCTCCCGAAAGGGGCCGAGTAACTCCCGAACTGGTTAAGGAAGTAAGGGCCAGGTTGGACCAGGCAGGTTTTACGTGGGTGAAGATTGTGGTGAGCGGAGGTGTGGATGCAGAACGCATTCGCCTCTTCCGGGAAGCGGGAGCTCCTGTGGATGCTTTCGGTGTAGGAAGCGCTATAAGCGGTGCCCCTCCCATTGACTTTACCGCAGATATAAAAGAGGTGGAAGGTGAACCAAGAGCTAAAAGAGGGCGCATTCCTGGTCGCACCCATAACCCAAGGCTCAAGAAAGTGGAGTTAAAGAAAGGGGGATCGCATGGAATATGA
- a CDS encoding cysteine hydrolase: protein MANAVIVVDMQRGFLEEGFPLYCGPEARKIIPAVQKLLEEELAKGSYLFFTADSHDPDDKEFQMFPPHCVKGTPEVEIIPELKEFVEKGVVIPKRRYSGFFDTDLDERLRAVNPDKLIVCGVCTDICVMHTVADARNRDYQVEVRKDCVASFDPEAHKFALKHMEKILGAKVI, encoded by the coding sequence ATGGCTAATGCTGTCATAGTGGTGGATATGCAGAGGGGATTTCTGGAGGAAGGGTTCCCTCTTTATTGTGGGCCTGAGGCTCGCAAAATTATACCGGCGGTTCAAAAGCTTCTGGAAGAGGAGCTGGCAAAGGGTTCTTACCTCTTCTTCACGGCTGACTCCCACGACCCAGATGACAAAGAGTTTCAGATGTTTCCACCTCATTGCGTGAAGGGCACTCCTGAAGTGGAAATTATCCCAGAGCTTAAAGAGTTCGTAGAGAAAGGGGTTGTGATTCCCAAACGGCGTTACAGTGGCTTTTTTGATACTGACTTGGATGAACGTCTGCGGGCTGTAAATCCCGATAAACTCATAGTATGTGGTGTTTGCACCGATATATGCGTCATGCATACTGTAGCCGATGCCCGTAACCGTGATTATCAGGTGGAAGTGCGCAAGGATTGCGTTGCCAGTTTTGACCCTGAAGCCCACAAGTTTGCCCTCAAACATATGGAGAAGATCCTGGGTGCTAAGGTGATATAA
- a CDS encoding A24 family peptidase: MKNMPLILAVIGFLIGPVLVRVANFLINKKTTPLCPYCQTPYKPLLALKGLILQRGRCSSCRAPYLITYASAEIFTPAIFVLIWQKFGFSLYTFFALLYGASFIILFLTDVNYKVIPSLIVHLTIALAIIGETVRGSHLSNHLLGGAISFLLFLAFYALGQVYTRWRAVEEVAFGMGDVKLAFLIGIILGYPTGLRALLTGVLINGVIVLALIIKGLFSKRFNPLAPFPYGPGLILSFFIFWLFLS, translated from the coding sequence ATGAAAAACATGCCCCTTATATTGGCCGTTATAGGCTTTTTAATTGGACCTGTTCTGGTTAGGGTTGCTAATTTCCTCATCAACAAAAAAACAACTCCCTTATGTCCTTATTGCCAAACACCTTATAAGCCACTGTTAGCTTTAAAGGGTTTAATATTACAAAGAGGCCGATGTTCTTCCTGTAGAGCTCCATACCTTATCACTTATGCTTCGGCCGAAATATTTACCCCAGCGATTTTCGTCCTCATATGGCAAAAATTTGGTTTTTCCCTTTACACCTTTTTTGCCCTCCTTTACGGAGCCTCTTTTATCATTCTTTTCCTGACGGATGTTAATTATAAAGTCATTCCCAGTTTGATAGTGCATCTAACAATAGCTCTGGCCATAATTGGGGAAACAGTAAGAGGCTCCCACTTAAGCAACCATCTCTTAGGAGGAGCTATCTCCTTTTTGCTTTTCCTGGCTTTTTATGCATTGGGGCAAGTTTACACGCGCTGGCGAGCTGTGGAAGAAGTAGCTTTCGGAATGGGAGATGTTAAGCTGGCATTTTTAATAGGGATTATACTTGGATACCCAACCGGATTAAGAGCGCTTTTAACAGGAGTTTTAATCAATGGCGTTATAGTGTTAGCGTTAATAATCAAAGGACTTTTTAGCAAACGCTTCAATCCGCTGGCTCCATTTCCTTATGGCCCCGGCCTTATCCTTAGCTTCTTTATTTTCTGGTTATTTTTATCTTAG
- a CDS encoding glycosyltransferase family 39 protein, with the protein MKRYKLFVLGFLLISFALRLYKLGAFELWVDEAASYYIASLSSPKKILTYSATALYEHPPLFYIFLHFWIKWMGKGEWLLRFPSVFWGVLSIALAWPLFKRLVDEKVALLTVILMTFYSPLVALSQEVRMYALVIALSLVINLVLLAFSERNPLAGMAFYIIVAILGFLVHYFFLWIFIAHLLWIVYLNHKGYNVSYKLMAIITSFLLLLSIIIITFPSLTGTLIRELKAPALATPLMERIRIVALELTIVGEPKLRLDSLPQWAIIAVCSTWILVLYGGFIALKSVSIGQPLSVFWLVIPILGLVPLYGMVRGRHLAFVLPALLILVSLSFSKLIKRQKLLGIIFGILLFLNLVYGLKAVYTFPKGAFGQAARFIIDNSYPGDAVVLSFPMADILAHYYLNSENLTIYKLPEKLSFIPREWEFPSEEQIEAKLRDIFSKHPRLWLGPYTPAALDPEGKIEQWLNRNAFPVMKVWFPQSTFIALYLPPWLSPEKDANQLPIKAGQIQIFLPLSKQEKPISVGLGYNFEDLLILRKARMDKSPFKSGQGIRLEFQWEVLKRPETEVLVVLSLKDSEGNLVAKRLSPLQSGSCPYVLWNPGELIKDHHGLLIPPGTLPGKYELWLSLYLPDYDRNVSIQGETEIKLTEFQVEPGFFPHPAVKFGIYFPKITLIGADRWPEELLQGQFLILTLYWVPHTDEEFSLRLYLRNDRGDVLAQSEGFLKPAEAGINVPVRSTFSLLMPGRLKPGKYLIQGEIKNRRTGESFGWILGKVKIHPISRSFRKPSDIIISEATVENVAKLIGYKLNALQVEAGKSFLLTLVWQAIGEPQANYTVFTHLVGQDGKIWGQKDNPPARGLRPTSTWVKGEYIIDEYLISVHPDASEGIYTLYVGFYNPQTMERLPALAAGGERFPNDAIPIAKIKITRK; encoded by the coding sequence CTTTTTGCATTTTTGGATTAAATGGATGGGAAAGGGTGAGTGGTTGTTACGTTTCCCTTCCGTGTTTTGGGGAGTTTTAAGCATAGCCTTAGCATGGCCTTTATTCAAAAGGTTGGTTGACGAAAAAGTAGCTTTACTGACTGTAATTTTAATGACCTTTTATTCACCTCTTGTTGCCCTTTCACAGGAAGTTCGCATGTACGCTCTTGTAATAGCCCTAAGTTTGGTAATAAATTTGGTACTCCTGGCTTTTTCGGAAAGAAATCCTTTGGCTGGAATGGCGTTTTACATCATTGTGGCTATCTTGGGATTTTTAGTTCATTATTTTTTCCTGTGGATTTTTATCGCTCACTTATTGTGGATTGTTTACTTAAACCACAAAGGTTACAATGTGAGCTACAAGCTAATGGCGATAATCACTTCTTTCTTACTTTTATTGAGCATAATCATAATAACTTTCCCCAGCTTGACAGGCACCTTGATAAGAGAACTTAAGGCCCCAGCGTTAGCTACACCTCTAATGGAGCGAATCCGTATAGTTGCCCTTGAATTGACTATTGTAGGGGAGCCCAAACTTCGGCTTGATAGTCTACCTCAATGGGCAATTATTGCTGTTTGCAGTACATGGATTTTAGTTTTATATGGAGGGTTCATCGCGCTAAAATCTGTCAGTATAGGTCAACCCTTATCTGTCTTTTGGTTAGTTATTCCCATTTTAGGTTTAGTCCCTTTGTACGGAATGGTACGAGGGCGCCACTTAGCCTTTGTGCTACCTGCCCTTCTTATTCTGGTTAGTCTAAGCTTCAGCAAGTTAATCAAGAGGCAAAAATTGTTGGGAATAATTTTCGGAATTCTCTTATTTCTGAACCTCGTTTATGGATTAAAAGCTGTGTACACTTTCCCTAAAGGAGCCTTCGGTCAAGCCGCTCGTTTTATTATTGATAACAGTTACCCGGGAGATGCGGTTGTATTGAGCTTTCCAATGGCAGACATTCTGGCTCATTACTACCTCAATTCGGAAAATCTAACCATCTATAAATTGCCAGAAAAGCTCAGTTTTATCCCACGAGAATGGGAATTCCCTTCAGAAGAGCAAATAGAAGCAAAATTGCGGGACATTTTTTCTAAACATCCCCGATTGTGGCTTGGTCCCTATACACCTGCAGCATTGGATCCAGAAGGGAAGATAGAGCAATGGCTTAACAGGAATGCCTTTCCAGTTATGAAAGTTTGGTTCCCTCAGAGCACCTTTATTGCTTTATACTTACCACCTTGGCTTTCTCCCGAAAAAGATGCTAACCAATTACCCATTAAAGCTGGGCAAATCCAGATCTTTTTGCCTTTGTCCAAACAGGAGAAACCAATTTCCGTAGGCCTTGGATATAATTTTGAAGACTTGCTCATCCTCAGAAAGGCTCGCATGGATAAATCTCCATTTAAAAGTGGCCAGGGTATCCGTTTAGAATTTCAGTGGGAAGTATTAAAAAGGCCAGAAACAGAAGTCTTGGTTGTGCTTTCTTTAAAAGATTCAGAGGGCAATCTCGTAGCAAAGAGGTTAAGTCCTCTACAAAGCGGTTCTTGCCCTTATGTTTTGTGGAATCCTGGGGAATTAATAAAAGACCACCATGGTCTTTTGATACCGCCGGGCACATTGCCCGGAAAGTATGAATTATGGCTTAGCCTCTATTTGCCAGATTATGACAGAAACGTTAGCATTCAGGGTGAAACTGAAATCAAATTGACTGAATTTCAGGTAGAACCTGGGTTTTTCCCTCATCCAGCTGTTAAATTTGGCATTTACTTTCCAAAAATTACTTTGATAGGGGCTGATAGATGGCCCGAAGAATTACTGCAAGGGCAGTTTTTAATTTTAACTCTTTATTGGGTGCCTCATACAGATGAAGAGTTTTCCCTGCGTTTATATTTACGTAACGACCGAGGAGATGTTTTAGCCCAAAGTGAGGGGTTCCTTAAGCCAGCAGAAGCCGGGATAAATGTTCCGGTAAGAAGCACTTTTAGTCTCTTAATGCCAGGGCGCTTAAAGCCTGGGAAATATTTAATCCAAGGAGAAATAAAAAACAGACGAACAGGGGAAAGTTTCGGGTGGATTTTAGGCAAAGTAAAAATTCACCCCATCTCTCGTTCCTTTCGTAAACCATCCGATATCATCATTTCTGAAGCTACGGTGGAAAATGTGGCCAAGCTTATAGGCTATAAACTAAATGCTTTACAAGTTGAGGCTGGTAAATCTTTTCTCTTAACCCTTGTCTGGCAAGCTATAGGCGAACCACAAGCGAATTATACTGTTTTTACCCATCTCGTGGGTCAAGATGGTAAAATATGGGGCCAGAAAGATAATCCACCAGCTAGAGGTTTAAGGCCTACTAGTACCTGGGTCAAGGGAGAATATATAATAGACGAATACTTGATCTCAGTTCACCCTGATGCATCAGAAGGGATTTATACCCTTTATGTTGGTTTTTATAACCCTCAGACAATGGAACGTTTGCCAGCTCTGGCCGCTGGAGGAGAACGTTTTCCCAATGATGCAATACCGATTGCTAAGATAAAAATAACCAGAAAATAA